A part of Rhopalosiphum maidis isolate BTI-1 chromosome 3, ASM367621v3, whole genome shotgun sequence genomic DNA contains:
- the LOC113558454 gene encoding ecdysone-induced protein 74EF-like yields the protein MESMLSEHHMLRTPLLDPGGGLSQLTAEERAVLAARSQLFLRAAAAAAAVSGPYGPLCGIYNAAAAAGGQHLWNQWASMQGPAGLYQQLAAAGGGGPTAMAAAAAAAAAAAHHQQQQQQQHHHHQQQQQQQQQQQQHHHHQQQQQHHQSLYQQHQAAAAAANGFRFSPYLVTPPQLSAVPAAVRSPSPSSPDTACSSDRSPLGGGHRTTPH from the coding sequence ATGGAGTCGATGTTGAGCGAGCACCATATGCTCAGGACGCCGTTGTTGGACCCGGGCGGCGGTCTCAGTCAGCTGACCGCCGAAGAACGGGCTGTGCTGGCAGCCAGGTCACAGCTGTTCCTGCGGGCGGCAGCGGCCGCGGCCGCAGTGAGCGGCCCGTACGGCCCGTTATGCGGCATATACAACGCGGCCGCGGCGGCCGGCGGCCAACACCTGTGGAACCAGTGGGCGTCCATGCAGGGCCCGGCCGGTCTCTACCAACAGTTGGCCGCGGCCGGCGGCGGCGGTCCCACGGCCATGGCGGCGGCTGCGGCCGCTGCAGCCGCCGCCGCTCATcatcagcagcagcagcagcagcagcaccaCCACcatcagcagcagcagcagcaacaacaacaacaacaacagcaccACCATcaccaacaacaacaacaacaccaCCAGAGTTTGTACCAACAACACCAAGCGGCGGCAGCGGCCGCTAACGGATTCAGGTTTTCGCCGTACTTGGTGACACCGCCACAACTGTCAGCGGTGCCGGCCGCGGTCCGGTCGCCGTCGCCGTCCTCGCCGGACACGGCCTGTTCGTCAGACCGTTCGCCTCTCGGTGGCGGCCACCGGACGACGCCGCACTAG